In Syngnathus acus chromosome 21, fSynAcu1.2, whole genome shotgun sequence, one genomic interval encodes:
- the LOC119115515 gene encoding kazal-type serine protease inhibitor domain-containing protein 1-like: MFLPVVILLLVLCPNPHLCRSLENQPSSPPPTAITDATTAPAGCGPCQADLCPPTLGCRAGVVKDRCGCCLECANLEGQACDPGGTNVRFGLCGAGLRCQVDPRPAGWGRGHEEEEEEEEEQVCVCEEREAVCGSDGVTYANMCHFKEAAFSDLKLHTRGSGPCKTVPVIKVGPKSQVNGSGSHLVFLCEVFAFPMAAVEWRKDKRSGGDKLDEDEGDNHNDIVLPGDDPHISVQSRGGPQQFELSSWLQIEGAEPQDSGTYHCIARNRLGSVSASAALGVLPAEELSSYLANHVSVMKQLSDALDYDLY, from the exons ATGTTTCTGCCAGTTGTGATTTTGCTCCTGGTTCTCTGTCCGAACCCACATCTGTGCCGGTCCCTTGAAAACCAGCCTTCCAGCCCTCCGCCCACCGCCATCACCGATGCGACGACCGCTCCGGCGGGCTGCGGCCCTTGCCAAGCCGACTTATGCCCGCCGACTCTTGGCTGTCGGGCCGGCGTGGTCAAGGACCGTTGCGGCTGCTGCTTGGAGTGTGCCAACCTGGAGGGGCAAGCCTGCGACCCAGGAGGTACCAATGTCCGATTTGGACTCTGCGGCGCCGGGCTGCGTTGCCAGGTGGATCCCAGACCTGCTGGATGGGGACGGGGccacgaggaagaggaggaggaggaagaagagcaagtgtgtgtttgcgagGAGCGCGAGGCGGTGTGTGGAAGTGACGGAGTGACGTATGCAAACATGTGCCACTTCAAAGAGGCTGCATTTTCGGATCTCAAACTGCACACCAGGGGGAGTGGTCCCTGCAAGACTG TTCCAGTGATCAAAGTGGGCCCAAAAAGTCAAGTGAATGGGAGCGGCAGCCATCTTGTTTTCCTGTGTGAGGTATTCGCCTTCCCGATGGCGGCGGTGGAATGGCGTAAGGACAAACGAAGTGGTGGCGACAAACTGGATGAGGACGAAGGAGACAACCACAATGACATCGTCCTGCCCGGAGACGACCCGCACATTTCTGTGCAG AGTCGCGGCGGTCCTCAACAATTTGAGCTCTCCAGTTGGCTGCAGATTGAAGGGGCGGAGCCTCAAGACTCAGGAACTTATCACTGCATAGCCCGCAACAGACTTGGCTCTGTCTCTGCCTCTGCTGCGCTGGGGGTCCTGCCAGCAG AGGAGCTGTCATCCTACTTGGCCAATCACGTATCTGTCATGAAACAGCTGAGTGACGCCCTGGACTACGACCTctattga